A stretch of DNA from Candidatus Limnocylindrales bacterium:
AAACCTCCTTTTTGAAGGAAAAAACTGCAGGAAATACCTCTTTTTCACAGAAGCTTCAGTTTTTTAAAATTCTACCGAAAGTTTTTACCGGAGATTTTACCGAATCTGATAAATAAGACGTAGTTACCCAGGGATTTGTTCCCAACGGGAAAGGTTGGCCGAAGGAGGCTTTTGGCTAAAAATTTTAAAAAAATCCCTTGACGGATTGATAAATTTTGTTCTATACAGGACAAACAAAAATTAAGGGATACGTTTAGAGAAACGGGGTTTCCAACATGGAGAATCCTCTATACAGATACTCAGTTGTTGTAGCAGTTAAAGACCTGGTTTCCTGCGAGCTGGCCGGGGAGATGGTTATCCTGCATCTCAAGGATGGGATATATTACGGTTTGAATCCTGTAGGGACCCGGATTTGGAATCTTATCCAGGAACCGACAACCGTGGACGAAATTCGTGGAGTCCTTTTGAGGGAGTACGACGT
This window harbors:
- a CDS encoding PqqD family protein, yielding MENPLYRYSVVVAVKDLVSCELAGEMVILHLKDGIYYGLNPVGTRIWNLIQEPTTVDEIRGVLLREYDVEEERCERDLLVLLQELAGKGLIEVKNETVV